The following are encoded in a window of Sminthopsis crassicaudata isolate SCR6 chromosome 3, ASM4859323v1, whole genome shotgun sequence genomic DNA:
- the LOC141563008 gene encoding NEDD4-binding protein 2-like 2 isoform X7, with protein sequence MNINEISRNNYTYVSGNSKEIRMERNHNIAIPVSGEEVEYSTSKAFIGPIYKSPEENERDERKHHTEKVTGGLENKQNPSNKLDIDNELSQFYKEIQELESEKEDLEGNCQEFKPQEQFSLYYQGHSNDDLKSDEEKEDTWFSTLHSLPGDEQYFSNEPVGWNTEYAVNGQMEPMFFNNPIPTFRPEWQPVESSLVPHSLFPSGFNYHLNVQRFNPSPSPPPNVFHGQDVKLGEMYNGYNITSVNTNWNCPTFDQTNRYSDCDGRNSSIQPFRNGRNEQDGQESNGFCETREESWEDPSLFQMEKTDRLLNQQFQEEKLKRLLILLRGLPGSGKTTLSRILLDQNRGGIVFSTDDYFRHRNGYSYNVRQLGDAHDWNQSRAKKAIEQGRSPVIIDNTNTQAWEMKPYVEMAIGKGYRVEFHEPETWWKFDPEELEKRNKHGVSREKIAQMLDHYEYKMSISIVMNSVEPPHRRSERLRRQRWGGCLDSWNHFDVAK encoded by the exons AAATCACAACATAGCTATCCCAGTTAGTGGAGAGGAAGTGGAATATAGCACAAGCAAAGCATTCATAGGACCAATTTACAAAAGTCCTGAGGAAAATGAACGAGATGAAAGAAAACATCACACAGAAAAAGTCACTGGTGGATTAGAAAACAAACAGAACCCTTCTAATAAACTGGATATAGACAATGAGTTATCTCAGTTTTACAAAGAAATTCAGGAACTTGAGAGTGAAAAAGAAGATTTGGAAGGTAATTGTCAGGAATTTAAACCTCAGGAACAATTTAGTTTATATTATCAAGGTCATTCTAATGACGATTTAAAATctgatgaagaaaaggaagatacTTGGTTTAGTACTCTACATTCACTCCCAGGTGATGAGCAATATTTTAGTAATGAGCCAGTTGGTTGGAACACTGAATATGCAGTTAATGGACAAATGGAACCTATGTTTTTTAACAACCCAATTCCTACCTTTAGGCCCGAATGGCAACCAGTGGAATCCTCTTTAGTTCCTCATAGCCTTTTTCCTTctgggttcaattatcatttaAATGTTCAAAGATTTAATCCCTCTCCATCTCCACCACCAAATGTTTTCCATGGTCAAGATGTTAAATTAGGTGAAATGTACAATGGATATAACATAACCAGTGTTAACACAAATTGGAATTGTCCAACATTTGATCAGACTAACAGATATTCTGATTGTGATGGGAGGAACAGTAGCATACAGCCCTTTAGAAATGGCCGCAATGAACAAGATGGACAAGAAAGTAATGGTTTTTGTGAAACAAGAGAAGAATCTTGGGAAGACCCTTCTTTATTCCAGATGGAGAAAACAGATAGGCTTTTGAACCAGCAATTCCAAGAAGAAAAGCTAAAGAGGCTGCTTATTCTTTTAAGAGGTCTGCCTGGCTCAGGGAAAACAACACTGTCTCG CATTCTGCTCGATCAGAATCGTGGTGGCATCGTCTTCAGCACTGATGATTATTTTCGGCATCGAAATGGGTACTCATATAACGTTAGACAACTTGGTGATGCCCATGACTGGAACCAAAGCAGAG caAAGAAAGCTATTGAGCAGGGAAGATCTCCAGTTATAATAGATAACACTAATACCCAAGCTTGGGAAATGAAACCTTATGTGGAAATG GCTATAGGCAAAGGATACCGAGTAGAGTTTCACGAACCTGAAACATGGTGGAAATTTGATCCTGAGGAAttagaaaa GAGGAATAAACATGGGGTATCTCGTGAAAAGATTGCACAGATGTTGGATCATTACGAATATAAAATGTCCATCTCTATTGTAATGAATTCAGTGGAACCTCCACATAGAAGGTCTGAGAGACTTCGAAGACAGAGGTGGGGAGGCTGTCTAGACTCATGGAATCACTTTGATGTTGCAAAATAA